In Fimbriiglobus ruber, a genomic segment contains:
- a CDS encoding ABC transporter ATP-binding protein — translation MSTSTLSAPAVRSPVRAEHVTKRFRQGEAVVEAIKDVSLTIDDGEFVAVMGASGSGKSTLLHAMAGLTRLDEGRMVVADTDLSGLSDAKLTRFRRRKIGLVFQSFNLIPTLTAEENITLPLLTDGRGDRIKEHLDPLLDRLGLTARRRHRPDALSGGEQQRVAIARSLITDPALVLADEPTGSLDSVSGQNICRLLRELCEEQRRTIVVVTHEPAVAVWAGRVVVMKDGHVLTEFRTSDFGDAQSLALHYQNVVKATPTAKEQA, via the coding sequence ATGTCCACGTCCACACTTTCTGCCCCGGCCGTCCGCTCCCCCGTGCGAGCGGAACATGTCACCAAGCGATTCCGTCAGGGGGAAGCGGTCGTCGAAGCGATCAAGGACGTGTCCCTGACGATCGACGACGGCGAGTTCGTCGCCGTCATGGGGGCCAGCGGGTCGGGCAAGAGTACGCTCCTGCACGCCATGGCCGGGCTCACCCGGCTGGACGAGGGGCGGATGGTGGTCGCCGATACGGACCTGTCCGGCCTGTCGGACGCGAAGCTGACGCGCTTCCGCCGGCGCAAAATCGGGCTCGTTTTCCAGTCGTTCAACCTCATCCCGACGCTGACGGCCGAGGAGAACATCACTCTTCCGTTGTTGACCGACGGCCGCGGTGATCGGATCAAGGAACACCTCGACCCGCTCCTCGACCGCCTGGGGCTGACGGCTCGCCGGCGCCACCGGCCCGACGCGCTCAGCGGGGGCGAGCAGCAGCGGGTGGCGATCGCCCGGTCGCTGATTACCGACCCGGCCCTGGTGCTGGCGGACGAGCCGACCGGCAGTCTCGATTCGGTGAGCGGCCAAAACATCTGCCGACTTTTGCGGGAACTGTGCGAGGAACAGCGGCGGACGATCGTCGTCGTCACCCACGAACCCGCCGTGGCGGTGTGGGCCGGGCGGGTGGTCGTTATGAAAGACGGGCACGTCCTGACGGAATTCCGGACCAGCGATTTCGGCGACGCACAGTCGCTCGCCCTGCACTACCAGAACGTCGTGAAAGCCACTCCGACCGCGAAGGAGCAAGCATGA
- a CDS encoding inorganic phosphate transporter — MTTAAVLIVLAVVFVAYSNGSNDNFKGVATLFGSGTCSYRQALVWATLTTLAGSLLALYLAGGLIESFKGKGLVPEAVTRQPAFLMAVSLGAAITVLLATRTGMPVSTTHALTGGLVGAGLLAAAGDVRFASLGTSFVLPLLFSPVVALVLTVAVYPLFRRARRFSGVTSSTCVCVGGAYEEVRLEPDGRLLLVRTSAVLAVEEAVTCVDRYRGRVIGLEAGRVLDAAHYLSGGAVGFARGLNDTPKIVALMLAAEALPPLWGLTLVAAAMTVGGVLNSRRVAETMSKKITRMNPGQGFTANLITSLLVAGASHLGLPVSTTHVSVGALFGIGVVNGSARVKTVLTILLAWVTTLPVGAALAAVFYLLLRALEIGA, encoded by the coding sequence GTGACTACGGCAGCGGTGTTGATCGTCCTGGCGGTCGTGTTCGTGGCTTACAGCAACGGGTCCAACGACAATTTCAAAGGCGTGGCCACGCTGTTCGGGAGCGGCACGTGTTCGTACCGTCAGGCCCTCGTCTGGGCCACGCTCACCACGCTGGCAGGGTCACTGCTCGCCCTCTACCTGGCGGGCGGACTCATCGAGTCGTTCAAGGGTAAAGGGCTCGTCCCCGAAGCGGTGACCCGCCAGCCCGCCTTTCTGATGGCCGTCAGCCTCGGGGCCGCCATCACGGTCCTGCTGGCGACCCGGACCGGCATGCCCGTGTCGACCACGCACGCCCTCACCGGCGGTCTGGTCGGGGCCGGCCTGCTGGCCGCCGCCGGCGACGTCCGGTTCGCCTCGCTGGGCACCTCGTTCGTTCTCCCCCTGCTGTTCAGCCCGGTCGTCGCCCTCGTGCTGACGGTGGCCGTCTACCCGCTGTTCCGCCGGGCGCGACGTTTCAGCGGCGTGACCAGCAGTACGTGCGTGTGCGTGGGCGGGGCTTACGAGGAGGTGCGGTTGGAACCCGACGGCCGACTTCTCCTGGTGCGGACGAGCGCGGTCCTCGCGGTGGAGGAGGCGGTCACGTGCGTGGACCGCTACCGGGGCCGCGTGATCGGGTTGGAGGCGGGGCGGGTGCTGGACGCAGCCCACTACCTGAGCGGGGGGGCGGTCGGCTTCGCTCGCGGCCTCAACGACACCCCGAAAATCGTCGCCCTCATGCTGGCAGCCGAGGCCCTGCCGCCGCTGTGGGGTTTGACCCTGGTTGCCGCGGCCATGACCGTCGGGGGCGTGCTGAACTCCCGGCGGGTGGCCGAGACGATGAGCAAGAAGATCACCCGGATGAACCCGGGCCAGGGCTTCACCGCCAACCTGATCACGTCCCTGCTCGTGGCCGGCGCGAGCCACCTCGGCCTGCCCGTCTCGACCACGCACGTCTCGGTCGGCGCGCTGTTCGGGATCGGCGTCGTCAACGGGTCGGCCCGGGTCAAAACCGTGCTGACGATCCTGTTGGCATGGGTCACGACCCTTCCCGTCGGTGCCGCCCTGGCCGCCGTCTTCTACCTCCTCCTGCGCGCGCTCGAGATCGGCGCGTGA
- a CDS encoding DUF1559 domain-containing protein: protein MSSRIRPAFTLIELLVVIAIIAILIGLLLPAVQKVREAAARATCTNNLKQIGLAMLNYESTNGGLPPRRNTVTGTQRGWGPAILSYVEQTALSGNYQLNNNFYDAANAANIIVPLKLFICPSGTGPRTITVTQGGVTATGAAGDYFGPNSFASSLYGNQSLSGNNTCTAMNDNVNRKITDITDGTSNTLLVTEQAGRSDFYILGKKQASNTALSNYAWWGPWASYQVFAVYQFGSDGITKDGTGGPCTINCNNSQGVYSFHTGGANAVYVDGSVHFWASNLSPTTLFAMVTINGGEVLGPDAP from the coding sequence ATGAGTTCTCGAATCCGCCCCGCGTTCACGCTCATCGAGTTGCTGGTCGTCATCGCGATCATCGCCATTCTCATCGGGCTGCTCCTGCCGGCCGTGCAGAAGGTCCGGGAGGCGGCCGCCCGAGCGACGTGTACGAACAATTTGAAGCAGATCGGCCTGGCCATGCTCAACTACGAATCGACGAACGGCGGGCTCCCGCCGCGGCGGAACACGGTTACCGGGACGCAGCGGGGGTGGGGGCCGGCCATCCTGTCTTACGTCGAGCAAACCGCTCTGAGCGGAAACTACCAGCTCAACAATAACTTCTACGACGCCGCGAACGCGGCCAACATCATCGTTCCCCTGAAGCTGTTCATTTGTCCGTCCGGGACTGGTCCGCGGACCATCACGGTCACGCAAGGTGGGGTCACGGCGACTGGTGCCGCGGGCGACTACTTCGGCCCGAACAGCTTCGCGTCGAGCTTGTACGGGAACCAGTCGCTCAGCGGCAATAACACTTGCACGGCCATGAACGACAACGTGAACCGCAAGATCACTGACATTACCGACGGGACGTCGAACACCCTGCTGGTGACGGAACAAGCCGGCCGGTCGGACTTCTACATCCTCGGTAAGAAGCAGGCCTCGAACACCGCGCTGAGCAACTACGCGTGGTGGGGCCCGTGGGCGTCGTATCAGGTTTTCGCGGTTTATCAGTTCGGGTCGGACGGGATCACCAAGGACGGCACAGGCGGCCCCTGCACGATCAATTGCAACAACAGCCAGGGCGTCTACTCTTTCCATACCGGCGGGGCGAATGCCGTGTACGTGGACGGGTCCGTTCACTTCTGGGCTTCAAACCTGAGCCCGACCACTCTGTTCGCGATGGTCACGATCAACGGTGGCGAAGTCCTCGGACCCGACGCACCTTAA
- a CDS encoding diphthine--ammonia ligase family protein, protein MRPRVLLSWSSGKDSAWALHVLRQRGEVDVVGLVTTFNEAFGRVAMHAVRAELVEAQAASAGLPLWKVMLPWPCSNDEYELRMRSFIASASADGVSAIAFGDLFLEDVRAYRERLLAGSGVAPLFPIWGTRADTPALARAMLGAGLGAVLTCIDPRHLPPTFAGRSYDESLLAEFPPSVDPCGENGEFHTFCFDGPMFSAPIGVRTGEVVSRDGFVFADLLPAVDVRS, encoded by the coding sequence ATGAGACCGCGGGTGCTGCTTTCCTGGAGTTCCGGCAAGGACTCGGCCTGGGCGCTGCATGTGCTGCGGCAGCGCGGGGAAGTGGACGTGGTGGGGTTGGTGACTACGTTCAACGAGGCGTTCGGCCGGGTCGCCATGCACGCGGTGCGGGCGGAACTGGTCGAGGCCCAGGCCGCCTCCGCCGGGTTGCCCTTGTGGAAGGTCATGCTGCCGTGGCCGTGTTCAAACGACGAGTATGAGCTTCGCATGCGATCGTTCATCGCGTCCGCAAGTGCGGACGGGGTGTCAGCGATCGCGTTCGGGGATCTGTTCCTGGAAGACGTTCGCGCGTACCGCGAACGGCTCCTCGCGGGAAGCGGCGTGGCACCCCTGTTCCCGATCTGGGGGACGCGGGCGGACACGCCGGCGCTCGCCCGCGCCATGCTCGGGGCCGGGTTGGGGGCCGTGCTGACGTGTATCGATCCCCGACACCTACCGCCGACGTTTGCCGGCCGGAGCTACGACGAATCGTTGCTCGCCGAGTTCCCGCCAAGCGTGGACCCGTGCGGGGAAAACGGGGAATTCCACACGTTCTGTTTCGATGGCCCGATGTTTTCGGCCCCGATCGGCGTCCGCACCGGCGAGGTGGTCTCTCGTGACGGGTTCGTGTTCGCCGACCTCCTGCCCGCGGTAGATGTTCGCTCTTGA